One genomic window of Roseobacter ponti includes the following:
- a CDS encoding ATP-binding protein produces the protein MSRNVPPRPAGAQTLPSFEVSLRSSDLAVREALARILTELDPLSLDIEETGTVELVLAEVLNNIVEHAYPAETEGGPIRIFCQPAQDGLHVRITDCGAAMPEGHLPLGRAVEVDVDFSELPEGGFGWFLIQDLAKDVEYVRVGAQNRLSMRLPVGMLV, from the coding sequence ATGAGCCGGAACGTACCGCCCCGGCCAGCGGGCGCGCAGACTTTGCCATCCTTTGAGGTATCTTTGCGGAGCAGCGATCTGGCTGTGCGCGAGGCCCTGGCGCGAATCCTTACAGAACTCGATCCGCTGAGCCTCGATATCGAGGAAACGGGCACGGTGGAACTTGTGCTGGCCGAAGTCCTGAACAATATCGTGGAACATGCCTATCCGGCTGAAACCGAAGGCGGTCCGATCAGAATTTTCTGCCAGCCGGCACAGGACGGGCTGCACGTGCGTATCACAGACTGCGGCGCCGCGATGCCCGAGGGACATCTTCCGCTTGGCAGAGCGGTTGAGGTAGACGTTGATTTCAGCGAACTGCCCGAAGGCGGGTTCGGCTGGTTCCTTATCCAGGATCTCGCAAAGGATGTGGAATATGTCCGCGTCGGTGCACAGAACCGCCTGAGCATGCGTCTGCCGGTGGGCATGCTGGTATAA
- a CDS encoding STAS domain-containing protein gives MELSAKTEEQLRIVSVQDARIDAACAIEFKDAMRSETDGGPDVVVLDLSRVEFIDSSGLGAIVAAMKHMGADRKLALAGLTPKVERVFQLTRMDSVFSVFPTLDGALEELGN, from the coding sequence ATGGAACTTTCCGCGAAAACAGAAGAGCAGTTGCGCATTGTATCAGTGCAGGATGCCCGGATCGACGCGGCCTGTGCCATCGAATTCAAGGACGCCATGCGCAGCGAAACGGATGGCGGTCCGGATGTGGTGGTGCTTGATCTCAGCCGGGTGGAATTCATTGATTCCAGCGGCCTTGGGGCGATTGTCGCTGCAATGAAACACATGGGGGCTGACCGGAAACTGGCTCTCGCCGGGCTCACGCCCAAAGTGGAGCGGGTGTTCCAGCTCACCCGCATGGATTCTGTTTTCAGCGTTTTTCCGACCCTCGACGGCGCGCTCGAGGAGCTTGGAAACTGA
- a CDS encoding acetyl-CoA C-acyltransferase, with product MAEVVIAGAARTPMGGFQGDFASMSAAELGGAAMRAALAGAGPAVIEEVLMGCVLPAGQGQAPARQAGFHAGLGEEVPATTLNKMCGSGMKAAMIAFDQIALGQTDVMVAGGMESMTNAPYMLPKMRSGARLGHGQVVDHMFLDGLEDAYDKGRLMGTFAEDCAETYQFTRDVQDTYALASLSRALEAESSGAFSDEISPVDVTGRKGSVTVRSDEQPASARPEKIPHLKPAFREGGTVTAANSSSISDGAAALVLASAEAAKAQGLTRRARITGHASHAQAPGLFTTAPVPAAQKLLDRIGWDKSSVDLWEVNEAFAVVPLAFMREMSLDHEIVNVNGGACALGHPIGASGARIMVTLLNALEKRGLKRGVAAICIGGGEGTAIAIELD from the coding sequence ATGGCAGAGGTTGTGATCGCAGGTGCTGCCCGCACCCCGATGGGCGGATTTCAGGGCGATTTCGCATCGATGAGTGCCGCTGAACTGGGGGGTGCTGCCATGCGCGCCGCACTTGCAGGCGCCGGTCCTGCCGTGATCGAAGAGGTACTGATGGGCTGTGTCCTGCCCGCGGGTCAGGGTCAGGCACCTGCCCGCCAGGCAGGATTTCATGCAGGTCTTGGCGAAGAGGTCCCTGCGACGACGCTCAACAAAATGTGTGGCTCCGGCATGAAGGCCGCGATGATCGCGTTTGACCAGATTGCTCTGGGACAGACGGATGTGATGGTCGCCGGGGGTATGGAGAGCATGACCAACGCGCCTTACATGCTGCCGAAAATGCGCAGTGGTGCACGCCTCGGTCACGGTCAGGTTGTCGACCATATGTTTCTGGACGGGCTGGAGGATGCCTATGACAAGGGCCGCCTGATGGGCACTTTTGCCGAAGACTGTGCTGAGACCTATCAGTTTACGCGGGACGTACAGGACACCTATGCTCTGGCGTCATTGTCGCGCGCACTTGAGGCAGAGAGCTCGGGTGCTTTTTCAGATGAGATTTCACCGGTAGATGTCACAGGCCGGAAAGGCTCTGTTACCGTTCGCAGTGACGAACAACCGGCTTCGGCAAGACCGGAAAAAATACCGCATCTGAAACCGGCCTTCCGCGAAGGTGGTACGGTGACGGCGGCAAATTCTTCGTCGATTTCAGATGGTGCAGCGGCTCTGGTACTTGCCTCCGCAGAAGCGGCAAAAGCGCAGGGTCTGACCCGGCGTGCCCGCATTACCGGTCATGCCAGTCACGCCCAGGCGCCGGGGCTTTTTACCACCGCGCCGGTGCCGGCGGCCCAAAAGCTGCTGGACCGTATCGGCTGGGACAAATCCAGTGTCGATCTCTGGGAGGTAAATGAAGCTTTTGCGGTGGTGCCGCTCGCGTTTATGCGCGAGATGAGCCTTGATCATGAGATCGTCAACGTCAACGGCGGCGCCTGTGCGCTGGGGCATCCTATCGGCGCCTCTGGCGCGCGGATCATGGTGACGCTCCTGAATGCGCTGGAAAAACGCGGTCTGAAACGCGGTGTTGCAGCGATCTGTATCGGTGGTGGCGAAGGCACGGCCATCGCCATCGAGCTCGACTGA
- a CDS encoding GAF domain-containing protein translates to MQVDYGDLARTIAALTGGETDEVALMATVVCEVHHADTRFDWTGFYRVTEPELLKIGPYQGGHGCLVIPFSRGVCGAAARSGEVQLVADVEAFPDHIACASSTRSELVLPVRNATGDLIAVFDIDSDQADAFSQRDATALADILKSVFARA, encoded by the coding sequence ATGCAGGTTGATTACGGCGATCTGGCGCGCACAATCGCGGCCCTGACCGGGGGTGAAACCGATGAGGTGGCGCTTATGGCGACAGTGGTCTGCGAGGTGCATCACGCTGACACGCGCTTTGACTGGACGGGGTTTTACCGCGTAACAGAGCCTGAACTGCTGAAAATCGGCCCCTATCAGGGTGGCCATGGCTGTCTGGTGATCCCGTTTTCACGCGGCGTCTGCGGGGCGGCGGCGCGCAGCGGCGAGGTGCAGCTTGTGGCAGATGTGGAAGCTTTCCCGGATCACATCGCCTGTGCCAGTTCCACGCGATCGGAGCTGGTGCTGCCTGTGCGGAACGCGACGGGAGACCTGATCGCGGTGTTCGATATCGACAGCGACCAGGCAGATGCATTTTCGCAGCGTGATGCCACGGCACTGGCGGATATCCTTAAATCGGTTTTTGCCAGAGCCTGA
- a CDS encoding helix-turn-helix domain-containing protein, with product MRHSLPDQPATLGADLRALRKARGLTLSDLSSVLGRSVGWLSQVERDKSEPSITDLRQIASVLNVPVSMLFRHAAAPAHEAGHIVRSDARRPIGSKIAGLVEELLSPDLTDDFEMVHSTFEPKSCITTPVTRPTQEVGYMVSGQLDLWIAGAEHSVKAGDSFRIRGEAFRWSNPSSEPAVAIWVIAPPVY from the coding sequence ATGCGCCACAGCCTGCCAGATCAGCCAGCCACTCTCGGTGCAGACCTGCGCGCCCTGCGCAAGGCGCGCGGGCTGACGCTGAGTGATCTCTCAAGCGTGCTGGGGCGGTCCGTCGGATGGCTGAGCCAGGTCGAGCGGGATAAATCGGAACCATCAATCACCGATCTGCGCCAGATTGCCTCTGTGCTGAACGTTCCGGTCTCGATGCTGTTCCGGCACGCGGCGGCGCCGGCGCATGAGGCAGGCCATATCGTGCGCTCGGACGCTCGCCGGCCCATCGGATCAAAGATTGCAGGCCTCGTCGAAGAGTTGCTCTCCCCGGATCTGACGGATGACTTTGAGATGGTGCATTCCACGTTTGAGCCGAAAAGCTGTATCACCACACCAGTGACGCGGCCGACGCAGGAGGTGGGGTATATGGTCTCGGGACAGCTTGATCTGTGGATCGCGGGGGCTGAACACTCGGTAAAGGCCGGCGACAGTTTCCGCATCCGTGGCGAGGCCTTCCGCTGGTCCAATCCTTCCTCAGAACCCGCCGTGGCCATCTGGGTCATCGCGCCGCCGGTGTACTGA
- a CDS encoding LysE family translocator — protein MSFEAWSIFALFWIVFVTTPGPNAVNCINNGMTLGLRRSLPGVLAILTQASLFLMLSALGVTALIAASPTGFFVAKLVGAGFLIWMGIRGWMNARKPVVLANRPASSVFLRAFAIATINPKSVAGYLAAFSQFVQPDVPVMEQMVVIVPTALTLTAISYTGFTLLGAGLGRAALGAVFNVWVRRVLAGCFIIYGLLLGASATPERTS, from the coding sequence ATGAGTTTCGAGGCCTGGAGCATATTCGCCCTGTTCTGGATCGTTTTTGTAACGACGCCGGGGCCCAATGCGGTGAACTGTATCAACAACGGCATGACGCTCGGGCTGCGTCGGTCGCTGCCGGGGGTTCTGGCGATCCTGACGCAGGCGAGCCTCTTTCTGATGCTTTCGGCGCTCGGTGTGACGGCCCTGATCGCGGCCTCGCCAACAGGGTTCTTTGTGGCAAAGCTGGTCGGCGCGGGATTCCTGATCTGGATGGGGATCCGCGGCTGGATGAATGCGCGCAAACCTGTCGTGCTGGCGAATCGTCCGGCCTCTTCGGTTTTTCTTCGCGCTTTTGCCATCGCCACGATCAATCCCAAAAGCGTCGCGGGATACCTCGCAGCCTTTTCCCAGTTTGTGCAGCCTGACGTGCCGGTCATGGAGCAGATGGTCGTGATCGTGCCCACCGCTCTGACGCTGACCGCGATCAGCTATACCGGGTTCACGCTTCTGGGTGCAGGGCTGGGCCGTGCAGCGCTCGGCGCGGTCTTCAACGTCTGGGTGCGCCGGGTGCTGGCGGGCTGCTTTATCATTTACGGCCTGCTGCTTGGCGCATCGGCCACACCGGAGCGTACGTCATGA
- a CDS encoding GFA family protein → MITGSCNCGAISFEVTGPVRSISHCHCVQCRRQAGNFWAAAVTEDSDIRISGPVTWYASSDFAKRGFCATCGSFLFWKHNAESSVSFGLGTLDAGSGLKIEKHIFVADKGDYYDIADDLPQHDT, encoded by the coding sequence ATGATCACAGGGTCCTGTAATTGCGGTGCGATCAGCTTTGAGGTCACCGGCCCGGTGCGCAGCATATCGCACTGCCATTGCGTGCAATGCCGCAGACAGGCGGGTAATTTCTGGGCCGCAGCGGTTACGGAAGACAGTGATATCCGCATCAGCGGCCCGGTGACCTGGTACGCCTCAAGCGATTTCGCAAAGCGCGGGTTCTGCGCGACCTGTGGCAGTTTTCTGTTCTGGAAACACAATGCGGAAAGCTCGGTCAGCTTTGGCCTTGGGACGCTCGACGCAGGTTCAGGCCTGAAAATAGAAAAGCACATATTTGTCGCCGATAAGGGCGATTATTACGACATCGCGGACGATCTTCCGCAGCACGATACTTAG
- a CDS encoding GcvT family protein has product MADFPTTARVVIIGGGVVGTSTLYHLAKAGWKDCVLLEKNELTAGSTWHAAGNVPNFAGSWAVMNMQRYSAEMYRTLGEDVGYPMNYHVSGSVRLAHSKERMLEFERVAGMGRYQGLQMDICTPEELLQYNPFMETHDLEGGMWDPLDGDIDPAQLTQALAKGARDAGGRIERFCPVTGMERDGDEWIVKTEKGDIRCEYVVNCAGYYAQRIGEMFKPFGGRTVPMVVMSHQYFLTEPVPELESWSKENGRKIALLRDVDVSYYLRQEKNGLNLGPYERNCKAHWITPDDPMPEDFSFQLYPDDLERLEYYIEDAMARLPLLATAGLGRNINGPIAYAPDGLPMIGPMPGVKNAFEGHSFTFGIAQGGGAGKVLSEWIMHGETELDMWACDPRRYTDYTDHDYCLSKALETYGHEYAMHFPHHEWPAGRNRKLSPVDAKIREIGGQMGAYNGWERANWFAKPGDDTSEEATHTWDRNGPWAPRVKEEVEAVRDGVGVLDLPGFSRFNLSGAGAAEYLRGLIAGALPQIGRMNLAYFPDSRGRVLTEMSVMRHGEDEFTLITAATAQWHDYDVLGRNLPEGLSLTDHTTEYSTLIVTGPEARALFENIGTKADLSARWLSVQPATVAGIACALARVSFAGELGWEIHAANADIPALYDAVLGAGAVPFGMYALNSMRIEKGYRAWKGDLSTDYSLLEAGMERFIRFDKPQDFPGKQALLNEKQQGSKKQFVTLVVDAGDQDAPYMAPLFHDGKVVGETTSGDWGYRVGKSVALGMLRKELTAPGTEVEVEIFGQRCRAVVQEDQPLWDPANERIRA; this is encoded by the coding sequence ATGGCAGATTTTCCAACGACGGCACGGGTCGTCATCATCGGCGGCGGGGTTGTGGGCACCTCGACGCTCTATCATCTGGCCAAAGCAGGCTGGAAAGACTGCGTGCTGCTGGAGAAAAACGAGCTGACAGCAGGGTCGACCTGGCACGCGGCCGGCAATGTGCCGAATTTCGCCGGCTCCTGGGCGGTGATGAACATGCAGCGCTATTCGGCGGAGATGTACCGCACGCTGGGTGAGGACGTTGGCTATCCGATGAACTACCATGTCAGCGGGTCGGTGCGGCTCGCGCACAGCAAAGAGCGCATGCTGGAGTTTGAACGGGTCGCGGGCATGGGCCGGTATCAGGGTCTGCAGATGGACATCTGCACGCCCGAAGAGCTGCTGCAGTACAACCCCTTTATGGAAACGCACGATCTTGAAGGCGGCATGTGGGACCCGCTCGACGGGGATATCGACCCTGCACAGCTGACCCAGGCGCTGGCCAAGGGTGCGCGCGACGCAGGTGGCCGGATTGAACGTTTCTGCCCGGTAACGGGGATGGAGCGCGACGGTGACGAATGGATCGTGAAGACCGAAAAAGGCGATATCCGTTGCGAATATGTGGTCAACTGCGCGGGCTATTACGCGCAGCGCATCGGTGAAATGTTCAAACCCTTCGGCGGGCGGACGGTGCCGATGGTGGTGATGTCGCACCAGTATTTCCTGACTGAACCGGTGCCGGAGCTTGAATCCTGGAGCAAAGAGAACGGTCGTAAGATCGCGCTGCTTCGCGACGTTGATGTCTCCTACTACCTGCGCCAGGAGAAGAATGGCCTCAACCTCGGCCCCTATGAGCGCAACTGCAAAGCACACTGGATCACGCCCGACGATCCGATGCCCGAGGATTTCAGCTTCCAGCTTTACCCGGATGATCTGGAACGGCTGGAATACTACATCGAGGATGCCATGGCGCGTCTGCCGCTGCTGGCCACTGCCGGTTTGGGACGTAACATCAACGGGCCTATCGCCTATGCGCCTGACGGTCTGCCGATGATCGGCCCGATGCCCGGCGTGAAGAACGCCTTTGAGGGGCATTCCTTTACCTTCGGGATTGCCCAGGGTGGCGGCGCGGGCAAGGTTCTGTCGGAATGGATCATGCACGGTGAGACAGAGCTTGATATGTGGGCCTGCGATCCGCGCCGCTACACAGATTACACAGATCACGACTATTGCCTGTCAAAGGCGCTGGAAACCTATGGCCACGAATACGCCATGCACTTCCCGCATCATGAATGGCCCGCCGGTCGCAACAGGAAGCTCTCGCCCGTAGATGCGAAAATCCGCGAAATTGGCGGTCAGATGGGGGCCTATAACGGCTGGGAGCGCGCCAACTGGTTTGCGAAACCGGGCGATGACACTTCCGAAGAGGCGACACACACATGGGACCGCAACGGCCCCTGGGCGCCGCGCGTGAAAGAAGAGGTCGAGGCCGTGCGCGATGGCGTGGGCGTTCTGGATCTGCCCGGGTTCTCACGTTTCAATCTCTCAGGCGCCGGGGCGGCGGAATACCTGCGCGGTCTGATCGCGGGGGCATTGCCACAGATCGGGCGCATGAACCTTGCTTACTTCCCGGACAGCCGGGGCCGTGTGCTGACGGAGATGTCGGTGATGCGGCACGGCGAGGATGAATTCACGCTGATCACCGCGGCCACAGCGCAGTGGCACGATTATGATGTGCTGGGTCGCAACCTGCCCGAAGGGCTGTCGCTGACGGATCACACGACGGAATACAGCACGCTGATCGTCACCGGACCTGAGGCGCGGGCGCTCTTTGAAAATATCGGGACCAAAGCCGACCTGAGCGCGCGCTGGCTCTCGGTGCAGCCTGCGACCGTTGCCGGTATCGCGTGCGCACTGGCGCGGGTTTCCTTTGCCGGAGAGCTCGGCTGGGAAATTCATGCGGCCAATGCGGATATTCCGGCGCTTTATGATGCGGTGCTGGGGGCGGGTGCGGTTCCTTTCGGCATGTATGCGCTCAATTCTATGCGGATCGAGAAGGGATACCGCGCCTGGAAAGGGGATCTTTCCACGGATTATTCGCTGCTGGAGGCGGGGATGGAGCGCTTCATCCGCTTTGACAAACCTCAGGATTTCCCGGGCAAGCAGGCGCTGCTCAATGAAAAGCAGCAGGGCAGTAAAAAGCAGTTCGTGACGCTGGTGGTCGATGCCGGCGATCAGGACGCGCCCTATATGGCGCCGCTTTTCCATGACGGTAAAGTCGTGGGGGAAACCACCTCGGGTGACTGGGGCTACCGGGTCGGGAAATCTGTGGCGCTGGGCATGCTGCGCAAGGAACTCACGGCGCCGGGCACCGAAGTTGAGGTTGAGATCTTTGGCCAGCGGTGCCGCGCGGTGGTGCAGGAGGATCAGCCGCTCTGGGATCCGGCAAATGAACGGATCCGTGCATGA
- a CDS encoding homocysteine S-methyltransferase family protein, producing the protein MTAVTLLDGGMGQELVHRTGDRPTPLWSTQVMSDHPGLVQQVHEDYFAAGATVATTNSYAVHHDRLAGTGMEGRFAELHGLAIAEAKAARDAHGSGRIAGSIGPLRASYRPDLHPVSRTAVPLFAEVAHLLAPHCDFLLLETVASVAMARDALKGARETGLSVWMSLTVSDSDGTLLRSGEPLEDALEVAGEADAVLINCSAPEAITRGLPVVAQAGKPYGGYANGFVQITQDFLKDKPTVDSLEMRKDMGPRAYAGYVMEWVGEGATIVGGCCEVSPAHIAEIAHRLKAAGHTIV; encoded by the coding sequence ATGACCGCGGTCACGCTTCTGGACGGCGGTATGGGTCAGGAACTGGTGCACCGCACCGGCGACAGGCCGACGCCGCTCTGGTCCACCCAGGTCATGTCGGATCACCCGGGCCTCGTGCAGCAGGTGCATGAGGATTATTTTGCCGCCGGGGCGACCGTGGCCACAACCAACAGCTATGCCGTGCACCATGACCGGCTCGCGGGTACCGGTATGGAAGGCAGGTTTGCTGAACTGCACGGGCTGGCGATTGCTGAGGCCAAAGCCGCCCGCGACGCCCATGGCAGCGGACGTATTGCAGGCTCAATCGGCCCGCTCCGCGCGAGCTACCGGCCTGACCTTCACCCCGTATCCCGGACGGCGGTGCCGCTCTTTGCTGAAGTGGCGCATCTGCTGGCCCCGCATTGTGATTTTCTGCTGCTGGAGACGGTGGCTTCCGTGGCGATGGCGCGGGATGCGTTGAAGGGCGCGCGGGAAACCGGGCTGTCTGTGTGGATGTCGCTGACTGTATCGGACAGTGACGGGACCCTGCTGCGCTCGGGCGAGCCGCTTGAGGACGCGCTTGAAGTGGCCGGTGAGGCGGATGCGGTGTTGATCAACTGCTCGGCACCCGAGGCCATCACGAGGGGCCTGCCAGTGGTGGCGCAGGCGGGCAAACCCTATGGCGGCTACGCCAACGGGTTTGTGCAGATCACGCAGGATTTTCTCAAAGACAAACCAACCGTCGACTCACTCGAAATGCGCAAGGACATGGGGCCACGCGCCTATGCCGGCTACGTTATGGAATGGGTCGGCGAGGGCGCGACAATCGTTGGCGGGTGCTGCGAGGTCAGCCCCGCGCATATCGCCGAAATCGCACACCGGCTGAAAGCGGCCGGGCACACAATCGTTTAA
- a CDS encoding GcvT family protein has product MAQPPSQARVVIIGGGVIGCSVAYHLTKLGWKDVVLLERKQLTSGTTWHAAGLIAQLRATANMTKLAKYSQELYGSLEEETGVATGFKRVGSITVALTEERREEINRQAAMARAFGVAVEEISPSEVKDRYAHLNIEGVTGGVYLEKDGQGDPANIALALAKGARQQGAQVLERTRVTGIRREGRRVTGVDWEQGRETGFTAADMVVNCGGMWGHEVGRMAGVNVPLHACEHFYIVTEAIAGLSQMPVLRVPDECAYYKEDAGKMLLGAFEPDAKPWAMNGISPDFEFDQLPEDFDHFEPILEAAVERMPMLAEAGIHTFFNGPESFTPDDAYHLGLAPELDNFWVAAGFNSIGIQSAGGAGMALAQWMEAGDKPFDLGDVDITRMQPFQGNKTYLFERSKETLGLLYADHYPYRQKATARGVRRTPFHQHLLNEGAVMGELAGWERANWFAAPGQTPEYEYSWKRQNFFDNVASEVEAIRGNVGMYDMSSFGKIRVEGRDATAFMNHIGGGQYDVPVGKIVYAQFLNVRGGIEADVTVTRLAETAYLVVTPAATRLADQTWMMRHVGDFNVVITDVTAGEGVLAVMGPNARKLLQAVSPADFSNETNPFGTAQEIELGMGLARVHRVTYVGELGWEVYVSADMAAHAFEALHAAGQEMDLKFCGMHMMDCARIEKGFRHFGHDITCEDHVLEAGLGFAVKTDKPDFIGRDAVLRKKDAGLEKRLLQFRLTDPEPLLYHNEPVIRDGEIVGYLSSGAYGHSLGGAMGLGYVPCAGEAAADVLASEYHIDVAGTRVKAEASLKPMYDPKSERVKA; this is encoded by the coding sequence ATGGCACAGCCTCCCTCTCAGGCCCGGGTCGTCATTATCGGTGGCGGCGTCATCGGCTGCTCGGTCGCCTATCACCTGACAAAACTGGGGTGGAAAGACGTCGTACTGCTCGAACGCAAACAGCTGACTTCCGGCACCACATGGCATGCAGCAGGGCTCATCGCACAGCTGCGCGCGACGGCCAATATGACAAAGCTCGCGAAATACAGCCAGGAGCTTTACGGCAGCCTTGAAGAGGAAACCGGAGTTGCGACCGGGTTCAAACGTGTGGGCTCTATCACCGTGGCGCTGACTGAAGAGCGCCGGGAGGAGATCAACCGCCAGGCGGCCATGGCGCGGGCCTTTGGTGTTGCGGTTGAGGAAATCTCGCCTTCGGAGGTGAAAGACCGCTACGCACACCTGAATATCGAGGGCGTCACGGGTGGTGTCTATCTGGAAAAAGACGGACAGGGGGATCCTGCGAATATCGCCCTGGCGCTGGCAAAAGGAGCGCGTCAGCAGGGTGCGCAGGTTCTGGAGCGCACACGCGTAACCGGCATTCGCCGGGAGGGCCGGCGGGTGACCGGTGTTGACTGGGAGCAGGGCCGCGAGACCGGCTTTACCGCGGCTGATATGGTTGTGAACTGTGGCGGCATGTGGGGCCATGAGGTCGGACGCATGGCCGGTGTGAATGTGCCGCTGCATGCCTGCGAACATTTTTATATCGTCACCGAAGCCATTGCCGGGCTGAGCCAGATGCCTGTGCTGCGGGTCCCGGACGAATGCGCGTATTACAAAGAAGACGCGGGCAAAATGCTGCTCGGGGCCTTTGAGCCTGACGCCAAACCCTGGGCGATGAACGGCATCTCACCGGATTTTGAGTTTGACCAGCTGCCGGAAGACTTTGACCACTTTGAGCCCATCCTCGAGGCGGCGGTGGAGCGGATGCCGATGCTGGCCGAGGCGGGTATCCATACGTTTTTCAACGGGCCGGAGAGCTTCACGCCGGACGATGCATATCATCTGGGGCTGGCACCTGAGCTTGATAATTTCTGGGTTGCCGCTGGGTTCAATTCAATCGGCATCCAGTCGGCGGGCGGGGCCGGTATGGCGCTGGCGCAGTGGATGGAAGCCGGGGACAAACCCTTTGATCTGGGCGATGTGGACATCACCCGGATGCAGCCCTTTCAGGGCAATAAAACTTATCTTTTCGAGCGCTCCAAAGAGACGCTTGGTCTGCTTTACGCGGATCACTATCCCTACCGGCAGAAGGCGACAGCGCGAGGCGTTCGGCGTACACCCTTCCATCAGCACCTGCTGAACGAGGGTGCGGTGATGGGGGAACTTGCAGGATGGGAGCGCGCCAACTGGTTCGCGGCCCCCGGTCAGACGCCGGAGTATGAATATTCCTGGAAGCGGCAGAACTTCTTTGACAACGTGGCCTCCGAGGTTGAGGCGATCCGCGGTAACGTCGGCATGTATGACATGTCGTCGTTTGGCAAAATCCGGGTGGAAGGGCGCGATGCCACGGCCTTTATGAACCATATCGGCGGTGGGCAGTATGACGTACCGGTCGGCAAAATTGTTTATGCGCAGTTTCTGAATGTACGCGGCGGGATTGAGGCGGATGTCACGGTCACGCGCCTGGCAGAAACCGCCTATCTGGTTGTCACCCCGGCGGCGACGCGGCTGGCGGATCAGACGTGGATGATGCGGCACGTTGGTGATTTCAATGTGGTGATCACCGATGTGACCGCCGGAGAAGGTGTGCTCGCCGTCATGGGCCCCAATGCGCGCAAACTGCTGCAGGCGGTCTCGCCTGCGGATTTCTCCAATGAGACCAATCCCTTCGGCACAGCGCAGGAGATCGAGCTCGGGATGGGCCTCGCACGGGTGCACCGCGTGACCTATGTGGGGGAGCTGGGCTGGGAGGTTTATGTCAGTGCGGATATGGCCGCCCACGCCTTTGAAGCGCTGCATGCAGCGGGCCAGGAGATGGATCTGAAGTTCTGCGGCATGCATATGATGGATTGCGCGCGGATCGAGAAAGGCTTCCGGCATTTCGGGCATGACATCACCTGTGAGGATCATGTGCTGGAGGCCGGTTTGGGGTTTGCCGTGAAAACCGACAAACCGGATTTCATCGGGCGTGACGCCGTCCTGCGGAAAAAGGATGCAGGCCTCGAAAAACGCCTGCTGCAGTTCCGCCTGACCGATCCTGAGCCGCTGCTCTATCATAACGAGCCGGTGATCCGTGATGGCGAGATCGTGGGCTATCTGTCGTCAGGTGCCTACGGGCACAGCCTCGGTGGCGCGATGGGGCTGGGCTATGTTCCCTG